GCAACGCAGCCGGGCGCAGGAGCTTCGCCATGATGCGGCTCGAACGACGACACCAAAGCTCGCGCGCCGCCCTGGTGCTCGCGCCCGTCGGCGCGGTCGCATTCACGATGGCGGTGAGCGCGCTGCTCGTACTCTGGGCCGGCGCGCCGGTCGGGCGAACCTACGCACTGCTGTTGCAGGGCGGCTTCGGTTCGGTGTTCGCATGGAGCGAAACGCTCACGCGCGCGATCCCGCTGATCCTCACCGGGCTGGCCGCGACCGTTGCCTTCAAGGCGCGGCTCTTCAACATCGGGGCCGAAGGCCAGCTGTTTGCCGGTGCCCTGGCCGCCGTGGCCGTGGGCGGCATGCACGGCGGCACCGGCTTCGAGCTCGCGCCCTGGGTGCTGTTCCCGCTGATGATGCTGGCCGCCGCCGTGGCGGGCGCCCTGCTGCTGCTGGGCCCGGCGCTGATGAAGAACCGGCTCGGCGTCGACGAGGTGGTGACCACGCTCCTGATCAATTTCATCGTGCTGCTCGGCGTCTCGGCCCTGCTCGACGGGCCGATGAAAGACCCGGCGGCGATGGGCTGGCCGCAGAGCGTGGCGCTGCAGCCCGGCCTGGAGCTCGGCAAGCTCATCGCGCAGACACGGGTTCACACCGGGCTGGTCTGGGCCGTGTCGCTGGCGGTGATCGTGTGGGCGATCTTCAAGTACACGGTGCCGGGGTTCGACATCCGCGCGGTCGGCGCCAATGCGCGCGCCGCGGCCTTCGCCGGCGTGCCGGTGACGCGCACTGTCGTGTGGGTGGCGCTGTTGTCGGGCGCACTGGCCGGGCTCGCGGGTGCCATCGAGGTGGCGGGCCGCACGAGCTACGTCACGCTCGACATGTCGCCGGGCT
The Variovorax sp. OAS795 genome window above contains:
- a CDS encoding ABC transporter permease, which codes for MRLERRHQSSRAALVLAPVGAVAFTMAVSALLVLWAGAPVGRTYALLLQGGFGSVFAWSETLTRAIPLILTGLAATVAFKARLFNIGAEGQLFAGALAAVAVGGMHGGTGFELAPWVLFPLMMLAAAVAGALLLLGPALMKNRLGVDEVVTTLLINFIVLLGVSALLDGPMKDPAAMGWPQSVALQPGLELGKLIAQTRVHTGLVWAVSLAVIVWAIFKYTVPGFDIRAVGANARAAAFAGVPVTRTVVWVALLSGALAGLAGAIEVAGRTSYVTLDMSPGYGYTGIVIAMLAGLHPLGVIAAGVFVAGVLVGADTMSRAVGVPTYIADVIVAASLIAVLVATLLTQYRVRMK